The genome window GGACTGGTTGCCGGGATGACGGTCTTGTTTTTTCCCTACCTGCTCCACGTCATGGGCGCTGGAGACGTCAAACTTATGGGCGTTGTTGGGGCAGCGTTGGGAACGTCTTGGCTTTTGACCGTCTTTATCTTCACCAGTTTGGCCGGTGGCGTCATTGCAATAATTTTTCTTATATTGCGTATGTTGTCTGCCAAACGCGAAAAGCTTCCTTTGTTTTTTCCTCATCTTGCTCCGTCCCAAAGTCGCGTCGACACATGGTTCGGTCGTTTTTGCTATGGGCCGGCCATCGGTCTTGGCGCCGTTGCAACCATGGCGTGGCAATATTGGGGAAAAGCCCCTATGGAGCTTTCCACCTTTTTTTAGCACTCTTTTGCACACTCCTTGCAAACTCCCCATCCAACGGACTTTGTGTCGAACATCCGACGCTATGTCCTGCGTTATACTGGGTTGACACTTCATCTCGTTGTTTCGGCGTTATAGACGACGCCGGGATCGCCAAGGAGGGTGGTTCGTGGCTAAATCACGTGCAGTCTTGCATCTTGTCCTGGCGCTCGTTCTGGCTCTTGGAGCGGGAGTCGTGACATTGTCATGGCTCAAGAACGCCGGACAAAAGAAAGTCGAGGTAGAACAGGCCGCACCGACAGAAAAAGCGATCGATGTTGTTGTGGCTGCCGCACCGATTAAACGGGGCGAAAAACTGACAGAACAATTCCTCACGGTTGCGCCGTATTTTCCTCAAAGTGTTCCCGAAGGCGGTTTTACCGACATCAAAGACGCCATTGGTCGTGTCGCTGGAATCGGTCTGTCTCCACTTGACCCTGTCACGGAGAATAAACTCCTCCCGGAAGGCATCAAAGCGGGCAGTCTGGATGCATTCATCACACCAGGAAAACGGGCCATGGCCGTCAAGGGCAATAAAGTTCTCGGACTTTCCGGTTTGGTCGCTCCAGGCAACACTGTTGACGTTCTTATGACCGTCAATAATCCGGAAGACCCCAACAGCCGCATCACAAAAACGGTGTTGGAAAACATCCTCGTCATTGCCACCGGGCAGGAACTTGAAAAAAGCGAGTCCGGTCAAGTTTCTTCCGTTGATACATATACCCTGGAACTCACCCCCGAGGAATCAGAACAACTCGCTCTGGCCGCAACAGAAGGAACGATCCATTTTGCGCTCAGAAACCCTCAGGATCTCCAACAAGTTACAACGGAAGGCGCAGACATTGCAAAAACACTCGGCGCCTATCGGGGTGACGTAAAAATCGCCCAGAAAGAAACTCCTGAGGAAGCAACCAACGTTAAGGTCGAGGCACCGTCATTCGAGGCACAGTCGATCCGTGGAACGGAAGTCGAAACCATCACGTTACAATAGTGGGGAGCTGTCATGAGCATACATACATACTCGAACCAAAGACCCCGACCGGCATGGATTCTCGTCTGCACGCTGCTTTTGTTTGTATCAGCCACACCGGCCCATGCGCAAAAAGCCGTTCATTCCATTCAGAACCCGCCGTCTCTCGATATTTCCATGGGGAAATCAATCATCCTCAAGTCACGAAAGACCCTGGGCCGAGTTTCTGTTGCCCAACCGGAGATCGCCGACTTTGTACTGCTTTCCCCAACACAAGTGTATGTTACGGGCAAAGCTCCTGGTGTCACGAATTTGACTTTGTGGGATAAAAACGACCGCATCACGCAAATTTTCGACCTTGTTGTCGCACCGGACGTCGCACGACTTGAACGCATTATCCAGCAAGCACTGCCTGAAGAAGATGGGGTCAAAGTCATTGCGACCAATGATGCCATTGCGTTGTCCGGAACGGTACGCAATTCCAACAATTTGACCAAACTCGCGTCTTTGGCTGAAGTTTACGCTCCCAAAAAAGTTATCAATTTGCTCAGTGTCGGTGGTGTCCAGCAAGTCATGCTTGAAGTTCGTGTTGCCGAAATGCAACGCAACCTTCTCAAGCGTATGAAGATGAACTTCAACTACTTTTCGGAAGGAGACTTTCTGTTATCCATGCTCGGTGGCCTGACCACACCAGCAACGGAAGTCTTCGACATCGTCTCGGCCGTTCCCAACTATTTCTATGCTGAAGACAGTTCAGGAAATACCCTTCTGCCCTTGCAACAATACCAGGCCGGGCAGGTTACTCCGAACTCCATTAATCCGAGTATCTCAGCGCAAAGTGCCAATGCCGCCTTTCGAGTCAATACGAACTACGGCAATACCAACAATGGAACATGGACGGGTTTTATTGACATCCTCAAAGAAAACGGACTGGTCAAAATTCTGGCAAAGCCAACGCTCGTTTGCCTGAGTGGTGAGACGGCCAAGTTTCTGGCAGGTGGTGAAATTCCTGTTCCCATTCCGCAAGGATTTGGCACAATTTCCATCGAGTACAAACCGTTTGGCGTCGGCCTGCAATTTACCCCGACTGTCCTGACGGATTCACGTATTTCCATGAAAATCAGTCCTGAAGTCTCGGAACTGGATTACAACAACACCATCACATTGAATGGAAATATCATTCCCGGTCTTAATACACGGCGTGCGTCAAGCGTTGTCGAAATGAACGACGGGCAAACGTTCGCACTGGCTGGGCTCATCAAGGAAACCGGTCGTGATGCGGCCAGCCGTTTTCCCGTACTCGGTGATGTCCCCGTCCTTGGTATGCTCTTCAAGAGTAACGAATTCCAGGAAAACGAAACCGAGCTTGTCATTGTTGCAACGGTTCATCTGGTTCAGCCTGGCTATAAAAAAGATATCAAACTTCCAACGGATGACTTCAGAACACCGAATGATCTTGAATTTTACCTTGGTATTCCGACGGAAGAGCCGACGATTCTGGCCGAAACATTGAAGACGGCCGGCCTGGGTGGCAAAAAAGCAGGGATGTCCGGAGAATTCGGTCATGCCGTCCCTACCATGCCCCGCAATTTCTAGCCACGAGGATCTGTCATGAAAACAACGCTTATTCTCTGCTCTCTTGCTCTGCTTGTTATGACTGCCGGTTGCGCTGATGAACAACGCCTCCATTGGCGAGCCGGAGAGGCTTACCACGAGGCCTTTACATCCCAAATCGTCAATCCAGCTCCATCGGCCATGTATGCCCAAGTGAACGGGATGGATGGTGTGAAAGGGATGAACGCCGTCAAGAAGTATCAGTTTGGCGAGGAAAAAAAGAAAGACGGTGTTCTTGAGTCCATGGTGGAACTCATGAGCAAACGGAAGGAATAGCCTTCAAACCAATTGAAATATCAGCACGCGTACCGGCTATCGGTACGCGTGTTTTTTGGGGCTCACGACATTTCAGCAAGATACTGCGTCATCAACAATAATCAAACGTCTACAAAACGAAAGACATACTCCAACCCCTCTATTTTGTAGCTAAAAATAATTTGGCACACTTCCTGATACTCTCTTTGCAAGACGAGACGCAGGAGGGCGCCATGTATGAATTTATCAAGTTTGCGTGGAGTTTTTGCAGCTCATTGGCGCTTATCTATCTCATAATCAAGTGGTTTCTGTTCGAACCGTATACGACTCGCGCCATGCTCGCACAAATCCTCTCCATCTTTATAACGTAATTTTCCCGTCCGCGACATCAATCCTTGCACAGGCTTCGCAATACATGCATACAAAAAAACGGGAGTTCGTATACTCCCGTTTTTTTTGTATGCATTTCATCAGCATAAATGCGCTACAAGAATTCAACACAATATCACGCATCTTCATCCCATCCCCATATGACTTCCAAATCATCTTCGGTGATGGTTTCAATACCAAATTCTACAAGCATCTCAGCAAACACACCATTTCCCGGTATAAGTCGACCGGAAAATGATCCGTCGTACACGACGCCTTTTCCGCATGAAGGGGACCGTGATTTGACCACTGCCCGGGAACAACCGGCGTCCAAGGCCATATCCAAAGCTTTTTTCGCTCCCTCTTTGTACGCATCGGTCAGATCTAGTCCATCATGCGTTATAACACGATCGCCAGAAATTTCGCAGGCTGGTCTGGGAATGGACAGGCCACCTAATACCTCGGGGCATACGGCCAACACTTGCCCTTTGTCGACAAGCTCCTTGACCAAAGGATGTAGGCTCGCTTCTCCGTTGTAGCGACATGCCTCTCCAATAAGGCAGGCACTGACGACATACATAGTTTTTTCCATCCTGGTGATCCTTATGATAAAGCTCGTAGGACATCATAACAGCAAACAACAAAAACTCTATTCAGCACGCTCTCACAATGTGTTGGCATAATTAAATAATATCAATATTCAAAACACAATAGATGTGACATTTCTATGACACAAGAAATGACAATGAGAACGCATAGCAAAATATTCGTGCACCAATAATAAACACATGCTCATCAGCAATCCATGCAATCTTTATCAAAAACAGATCAAGCTAAAACCAAATGCAATGCACAATATGCATGATTGACCTTATTATGCACGACAAGTAGATTATCATGGCTACAAAAGTATTTATCTGCGTATACACAGAACAAGAAAAAAACTTCATTCGTCACGACACACGATATTGAATACGATTGATATTATTTTCGTTCTGTACTTTTGTCTGGCGTCCAAAGCTTGAACGTAGACGATTTGTTCGGTTGCTTGTCGGCAACTTTAATTCCATAGCTATTCATTTCGAGCGGAAGACGAAACGTTGCCGTGCCAATATTTCCCGGAACGAGCGCATCAAAAAGAAACATTTCACACTGGCCATCACGTGCAAGGTTTCCAAGCTCATCTTTTTCATAAATACATACTCGTAATTCAGGAATTTTCTTCTGGCTGGAAAAAACGGCATCAAGGCCCATAGGCGGTTTCTTCAAGAGTTCAGCAACAATTTTGACACTTTTATACGGCACTTGCTTTAAGACAGCCTGTGAACCATCGTTCACAAATTTTTCTTCGCTTTGTTCTGTTTCTTTAATTGCAGTAACCTTGATGAAGTCATTCTGTAGAATTTCCATCTCCTCCTTGCTTGGCGGCGTGGCAAAAGCCAACGTACCACACAAGAACAAGGCCACCGCGAGCATGAGACATATCGGTCCTTTCATGGCATTCTCCAAAGCAGCTGTTTCCCAGCATCAGACAAGCCGGGGCTCAAGACATGAAGGTATCTTTAATTTTTTTGAACAGTAAAAGCAGAAGGGATTCTGGTACAGCATTACCGTCTATGGTCAAATTGACAAGTCGCGCCACCATATTCTTTTTCGGCGTCAACGTCGGCCGAATCTCAAGAATATGACAGTGTCGTCTGCCGATATGATTTTCTACGGTATTCAATCGAAGAATCCACCGGATATCACGTCTTTCCCATTGCAGGGAAAACGTTTTCTTACCATCGCGGTTTCTTTCAATGCCGCGCATGAATTCTTTAAGATTAAAATGCTTATTCTTATCAGCAACACCGAGGAATTCATTTTTTTCTGACCGGATGACAAGAGGCAGGCACATGATGTAATCAGGCGGCGTTGTCGGTGAGCCCGACTGAGAATTCACATAATCCATAAACATGCGCGTCAGCGCATCACGATCGTTTTGAAGTTCGCGCAGAGTGACTTCGAAATGGTGAATTTTTTGTTTATACGCGAATTCGAGTTCCCGTTTTTGACGCTTCAGCACACCAACCTCGTTGCGAAGCTCGTCAATATCGAGGCTCAAACGATTTTGGTCATCCAACAGCCCGGTCATTGTATCGAGAACGCCAGTAAGCTGCCGGACGATCTGTCCTTGCCGGTCTGCGTCTTCACCTTCCACATCAATGGGAGGAAGAAAATCCGTGTCTGAAGCGGTTTTCTTGGACAACGTATCGTATTTGAAGTGGAGTTCCTGTTTCATGGCATCAAAAGACCCGTCGCGGCTTGTCATGGCGCCGTTCTCCAGAAATAGGGTTCGACGACGGGGCTGGTCGCAGGTGTTATCCAATGCGCCCCATTGAGTATTAGAGGCGTTATACAACGTTGTCCAGTCTTTTATGTTTTGCAACGACATTGTTGTCATGTCATCTTGCAGCATGTTGCGAAGTATGATTTGAAACGCCCCATACGTTTCCAAAAAGGGAGAGTCACATGATTGAAGCCGAACATTTGAGCATGAACTACGGTCCGGTCAACGCATTGGATGATGCCGGGTTCGTCGTTCAAAAGGGGCAAATCCTCGGTCTTCTCGGCCCCAACGGCGCCGGAAAATCGACCATCATGAAGATCTTGACCACGTATTTGCATCCAACCAAAGGGACAGCTCGAATCTGCGGATTCGATATTCTGAAAAACCCTCTTGAGGTCCGCAAACGCATCGGTTACCTGCCAGAGAACCTTCCTCTCTATCTCGGTATGGAGGTCGGGGAATATCTTGACTTCGTGGCCGAAGCACGTGGACTCCGCGGAGCCGATAAACGCCTGCGCATTCGTTGGGTGTTAGACCACACGGGTCTTGGTCCCATGCTGCACCGACCGATTATCGAATTATCAAAAGGCTACAGACAACGTACGGCCCTTGCCCAGGCATTGGTGCACGATCCTGAAGTCGTCATTCTCGATGAACCGACAACCGGGCTCGATCCACATCAAATTTTGGATATCCGGCGTCTCATTTCCGAGCTGGCCAAGGATAAAACCGTTATTTTTTCCACCCATATTCTCCAAGAAGTGGAAGCCATTGCTGAACGCGTTGTCATCATTGCCGATGGCCGCATCAAGGCTGACGGTCCTATCGAAGAACTTGCGGCCAAAGCAGAAGTTCAGGAAGAGGTCAATGTCCTTTTACTTGGTCCACCACAACATTTCGAACCGAGCCTCTCTGCACTCGACGGAGTGACCAAAATCCGCCAGGAGCACGCTCCACAAGGCTTTTCTCGATTCATTCTGTCATGCGACAATGCCATGGCTCAAACAGCCTCTATTTACAGTCTTGCCGTCGCCCAAAACTGGGAGCTTGCCGAACTGGCACAGAACACACCGTCTCTTGAAGCGATCTTTCTTGCCCTGACCAAGGCTGAAAACCCTCTTCTCGAAGCCTAGGAGTACCTCATGCACGACATGTGGACGATTTTCAAACGCGAACTCAGTGCGTATTTCAACTCGGCCGTCGGATATATCTTCCTCATTGTTTTTCTTATTATCAACGCTGGCATTTTCGTCACCGGATTCTTTCAGTTTCCGCTGGCAGAAATGCGCCCGTTTTTTGCCATTTTGCCCGTCACCCTCTGTGTTTTTATCCCGGCCGTCACCATGCGTCTCTGGGCCGAAGAACGTTCTGAGAACACGGTAGAAATGCTTCTCACCTTTCCCATGCGGCCGTTGTCCATTGTTCTGGGAAAATTTATGGCAGGCTTTATTTTCTATCTGCTTGCCTTAGTCGGTACCGGCATGATTCCCATCATGCTTCTCGCCCTGGGGCATCCGGACGTAGGACAAATCTTGTGCTCTTATCTCGGAGCCAGCTTACTTGGTGCCTTCTTCATCAGTCTCGGCCTGCTTATCTCCGGCTTTTCCCGTGATCAAATTGTTGCATTTGTCGTAAGCTTGCTCGCTTGCTTCGGATTCTATCTGCTGGGGACCGATTTTATCGCTGCAGCTCTTGATGCCTGGGTCGCTGGTTTCGGCGGCTTTTTGCGTGATCTTGTCGGGGCAACCGGACACTATCTCGTCTTCACCAAAGGTGTCTTCGAAACGGCTGATCTCCTCTACTTTCTTGTCTGGACCGGCTTGTTTCTCTTCCTGAACGGACTCTTTATCGAAGGTCGTAACCGAAAAACTGCGACCATGACCTTTTCCGTTGCCTGCCTGCTATGCCTCGTCATCGGCGTGTTGTTCAATGCCTTGGTCACCGACGCTTCTCTTGGCCGAATCGATATGACCGAAGGTGCCATTCACACCATAAGCCCGGCATCCAAACGTATTTTGGCCAATCTCAAAGCTCCGGTCCAAGTGACGTATTACGTCACTCCCTCCGAGGACATGCCGACGGAAATGCAGAACCTCGAACGCGATGTTCTCGACATCCTGCAAGAGTTGCGTGTCGCCTCAGGGAACCGTTTCCAGTTCAAACGCGTTCACATGCAAGCCGCGAATGTGCTCAGACAAAATCCGGCTGACAAACCGGATGCCGAC of Desulfovibrio inopinatus DSM 10711 contains these proteins:
- a CDS encoding A24 family peptidase, producing the protein MLFIDPIHRACVFGLLFLVAMTASYSDITSRRIPNLLTYPSMLVFLLVHFIFAGVFGLKTSAIGLVAGMTVLFFPYLLHVMGAGDVKLMGVVGAALGTSWLLTVFIFTSLAGGVIAIIFLILRMLSAKREKLPLFFPHLAPSQSRVDTWFGRFCYGPAIGLGAVATMAWQYWGKAPMELSTFF
- the cpaB gene encoding Flp pilus assembly protein CpaB: MAKSRAVLHLVLALVLALGAGVVTLSWLKNAGQKKVEVEQAAPTEKAIDVVVAAAPIKRGEKLTEQFLTVAPYFPQSVPEGGFTDIKDAIGRVAGIGLSPLDPVTENKLLPEGIKAGSLDAFITPGKRAMAVKGNKVLGLSGLVAPGNTVDVLMTVNNPEDPNSRITKTVLENILVIATGQELEKSESGQVSSVDTYTLELTPEESEQLALAATEGTIHFALRNPQDLQQVTTEGADIAKTLGAYRGDVKIAQKETPEEATNVKVEAPSFEAQSIRGTEVETITLQ
- a CDS encoding type II and III secretion system protein family protein, whose translation is MSIHTYSNQRPRPAWILVCTLLLFVSATPAHAQKAVHSIQNPPSLDISMGKSIILKSRKTLGRVSVAQPEIADFVLLSPTQVYVTGKAPGVTNLTLWDKNDRITQIFDLVVAPDVARLERIIQQALPEEDGVKVIATNDAIALSGTVRNSNNLTKLASLAEVYAPKKVINLLSVGGVQQVMLEVRVAEMQRNLLKRMKMNFNYFSEGDFLLSMLGGLTTPATEVFDIVSAVPNYFYAEDSSGNTLLPLQQYQAGQVTPNSINPSISAQSANAAFRVNTNYGNTNNGTWTGFIDILKENGLVKILAKPTLVCLSGETAKFLAGGEIPVPIPQGFGTISIEYKPFGVGLQFTPTVLTDSRISMKISPEVSELDYNNTITLNGNIIPGLNTRRASSVVEMNDGQTFALAGLIKETGRDAASRFPVLGDVPVLGMLFKSNEFQENETELVIVATVHLVQPGYKKDIKLPTDDFRTPNDLEFYLGIPTEEPTILAETLKTAGLGGKKAGMSGEFGHAVPTMPRNF
- a CDS encoding DUF523 domain-containing protein encodes the protein MEKTMYVVSACLIGEACRYNGEASLHPLVKELVDKGQVLAVCPEVLGGLSIPRPACEISGDRVITHDGLDLTDAYKEGAKKALDMALDAGCSRAVVKSRSPSCGKGVVYDGSFSGRLIPGNGVFAEMLVEFGIETITEDDLEVIWGWDEDA
- a CDS encoding ATP-binding cassette domain-containing protein, whose translation is MIEAEHLSMNYGPVNALDDAGFVVQKGQILGLLGPNGAGKSTIMKILTTYLHPTKGTARICGFDILKNPLEVRKRIGYLPENLPLYLGMEVGEYLDFVAEARGLRGADKRLRIRWVLDHTGLGPMLHRPIIELSKGYRQRTALAQALVHDPEVVILDEPTTGLDPHQILDIRRLISELAKDKTVIFSTHILQEVEAIAERVVIIADGRIKADGPIEELAAKAEVQEEVNVLLLGPPQHFEPSLSALDGVTKIRQEHAPQGFSRFILSCDNAMAQTASIYSLAVAQNWELAELAQNTPSLEAIFLALTKAENPLLEA